One Plasmodium cynomolgi strain B DNA, scaffold: 0568, whole genome shotgun sequence DNA window includes the following coding sequences:
- a CDS encoding hypothetical protein (putative), translating into MCIDNDELKTALGHIEHDHKRMKILDRLYQSYCEMHEIIISTSEENIEKYLVYTTDCFNEYRGAISTVPINDKYFHSALTNFKKAYEELADRALIKNTSHEEYIEKMAEYSITSDMILYSMENDSNKIMLISIFSSVLAVVLILIYFYMVKIILIR; encoded by the coding sequence ATGTGCATTGATAATGATGAATTGAAAACAGCCTTAGGGCATATTGAACATGATCATaaaagaatgaaaatattGGATAGATTGTACCAAAGTTATTGTGAAATGcatgaaataattatttctacTAGTGAAGAAAACATTGAGAAATATTTGGTCTATACCACGGATTGTTTTAACGAATATAGAGGTGCTATTAGTACTGTTCcaataaatgataaatattttcatagtgccctaacaaattttaagaaaGCTTATGAAGAACTTGCTGATAGAGCTCTTATTAAAAACACATCACATGAAGAATATATAGAGAAGATGGCAGAATATAGTATAACTTCAGATATGATTTTATATTCAATGGAAAATGAtagtaataaaattatgttaatttCAATATTCAGTTCAGTACTTGCAGTAGTCctcatattaatatatttttatatggttaaaataatattaattaga